A section of the Euzebya rosea genome encodes:
- a CDS encoding cyclic nucleotide-binding domain-containing protein — protein sequence MFRRRDPKTDVIRRLPAFADQPVRRVADASKVLDLVTVEAGRTLLTQGEFGHEFYLVVEGRARVERDGQVIAHISDGAVIGEMALVGPGRRNATVVAETDMVLATSTRPYFAGLVADFPGFGRQVRQATEARTAVPA from the coding sequence ATGTTCCGTCGCCGTGACCCCAAGACCGATGTGATCCGTCGTCTGCCGGCGTTCGCTGACCAGCCCGTCCGCCGCGTCGCCGACGCCAGCAAGGTGCTCGACCTCGTCACCGTCGAGGCCGGCCGCACGCTGCTGACCCAGGGCGAGTTCGGCCACGAGTTCTACCTCGTCGTCGAGGGCCGGGCCCGCGTCGAGCGGGACGGTCAGGTCATCGCCCACATCAGCGACGGCGCCGTCATCGGCGAGATGGCCCTCGTCGGCCCCGGTCGTCGCAACGCCACCGTCGTCGCCGAGACCGACATGGTCCTCGCGACCAGCACCCGCCCCTACTTCGCCGGCCTGGTCGCGGACTTCCCCGGCTTCGGCCGCCAGGTCCGCCAGGCCACCGAGGCCCGCACCGCCGTCCCCGCCTGA
- a CDS encoding FAD-dependent monooxygenase, whose product MAGPVVIAGGGPVGMTTALLLARHGVGSVVLEAEQEPTRVGSKAICFQRDVLDVLHRVGVARDAVAEGVTWRTGRTFYREHELKVVELPSTPLDALPPFVNLSQSALEGYLLDRIAAEPLVDLRMGCRVVGLASGVRPPGDGVVVTVDVGGRPVEVEGGWLIGADGSRSTVRRLVGASFDGETWEEQFLIADIEADLPFPAERRFHFDPEWNPGRQVLVHQQPRSIWRIDWQVPADFSLEEARSSGELDRRIRQIVGEASYRIDWVSVYRFHQRIADPWRRGRVFLAGDAAHLMSPFGARGLNSGIQDAENLAWKLAFVERGWAGPDLLDSYAAERVPAARENLRVTGDTMRFIAPRTEEERRHRVATLDRAVTDPTARALIDSGVLAEPFWYLDSPLTTAAEVGDFPVEAGVVRPPVPGVLCPDGPVEGGRLRERFGDGIVLLAFGEAAVRACARCEEEMDAVGLPITVLGLEAGSAVGRALEVDGGCVVVIRPDGHIAARLPLPCQGVIDAVRRCLGHP is encoded by the coding sequence ATGGCCGGGCCCGTGGTGATCGCCGGCGGAGGTCCCGTCGGCATGACCACGGCGTTGCTGCTGGCCCGTCACGGTGTGGGCTCGGTGGTGCTGGAGGCCGAGCAGGAACCCACCCGCGTCGGGTCGAAGGCCATCTGCTTCCAGCGCGACGTGCTGGACGTCCTGCATCGTGTCGGCGTCGCCCGTGACGCGGTCGCGGAGGGCGTGACGTGGCGGACCGGCCGGACCTTCTACCGGGAGCACGAGCTCAAGGTCGTCGAGCTGCCGAGCACGCCGCTCGATGCGCTGCCGCCCTTCGTCAACCTCAGCCAGTCCGCGCTGGAGGGATACCTGCTGGACCGCATCGCCGCCGAACCGCTGGTCGACCTGCGGATGGGGTGTCGGGTCGTCGGACTGGCATCGGGGGTGCGGCCGCCCGGGGACGGGGTGGTCGTGACCGTCGACGTCGGGGGGCGGCCGGTCGAGGTCGAGGGTGGGTGGCTGATCGGCGCGGACGGGTCGCGCTCGACGGTCCGGCGGCTCGTGGGGGCGTCCTTCGACGGCGAGACGTGGGAGGAGCAGTTCCTCATCGCCGACATCGAGGCCGACCTGCCGTTCCCGGCCGAACGGCGCTTCCACTTCGACCCGGAGTGGAACCCGGGCCGGCAGGTCCTGGTCCACCAGCAGCCCCGCTCGATCTGGCGGATCGACTGGCAGGTGCCCGCGGACTTCTCCCTGGAGGAGGCACGGTCCTCCGGCGAGCTCGACCGGCGGATCCGACAGATCGTCGGCGAGGCGTCGTACCGGATCGACTGGGTCAGCGTGTACCGGTTCCATCAGCGGATCGCCGACCCGTGGCGGCGCGGGCGGGTGTTCCTGGCGGGCGACGCCGCCCACCTGATGTCGCCGTTCGGGGCGCGGGGCCTGAACTCGGGGATCCAGGACGCCGAGAACCTGGCGTGGAAGCTGGCGTTCGTCGAGCGGGGGTGGGCCGGGCCGGACCTGCTGGACAGCTACGCCGCCGAGCGGGTGCCAGCGGCGAGGGAGAACCTGCGGGTCACGGGCGACACGATGCGGTTCATCGCCCCGCGGACGGAGGAGGAGCGGCGGCATCGGGTGGCGACCCTCGACCGGGCCGTCACCGACCCGACGGCTCGCGCGCTGATCGACTCCGGGGTGCTGGCCGAACCGTTCTGGTACCTCGACTCACCGCTGACCACGGCGGCAGAGGTGGGCGACTTCCCCGTCGAGGCCGGGGTCGTGCGGCCGCCGGTCCCGGGTGTGCTGTGCCCCGACGGGCCAGTGGAGGGCGGTCGACTGCGCGAGCGGTTCGGCGACGGCATCGTGCTGCTGGCCTTCGGTGAGGCGGCGGTTCGGGCGTGCGCTCGGTGCGAGGAGGAGATGGACGCCGTGGGCCTCCCGATCACGGTCCTGGGGCTGGAGGCCGGATCGGCGGTGGGGCGGGCGCTGGAGGTGGACGGCGGCTGCGTCGTCGTGATCAGGCCGGACGGCCACATCGCCGCGCGCCTCCCCCTCCCCTGCCAGGGCGTGATCGACGCCGTCCGCCGCTGCCTCGGCCACCCCTGA
- a CDS encoding MBL fold metallo-hydrolase: MMAKPFASEADTAAKAEVLEVIGDGVYALTAGGDPTVGAIEGDDFLVCIEARATPHMADKWLAKLREHTDKPVRYLVLTHYHAVRTLGAAAFDADVIVAHDLTRALIAERGQQDWASEAGRMPRLFEGAETIPGLTWPDVTFSDTMTIPLGEARGSLELRYCGRGHTEGDLVAWLPSQRILFAGDLVESKAALYTGDAFHADWSTTTLDAVADLGASTLVGGRGEVAHGEDAVAGAIEQTRGFLMVMRREVGAVHRAGGTLLQAFEAAHAALFEAYGHWPIFEHCMPFDVARLWDELNGVERPRIWTAERDREVWAELQG, encoded by the coding sequence CTGATGGCCAAGCCGTTCGCCTCCGAAGCCGACACCGCCGCCAAGGCGGAGGTGCTGGAGGTCATCGGCGACGGGGTCTACGCGCTGACCGCGGGCGGTGACCCCACCGTCGGGGCGATCGAGGGCGACGACTTCCTCGTCTGCATCGAGGCGCGGGCCACCCCGCACATGGCCGACAAGTGGTTGGCGAAGCTGCGCGAGCACACCGACAAACCCGTCCGTTACCTCGTGCTGACCCACTACCACGCGGTCCGCACGCTGGGCGCGGCAGCCTTCGACGCCGACGTGATCGTCGCGCACGACCTGACCCGGGCGCTGATCGCCGAGCGCGGACAGCAGGACTGGGCGTCGGAGGCCGGCCGGATGCCGCGGTTGTTCGAGGGCGCCGAGACCATCCCCGGGCTGACCTGGCCGGACGTCACCTTCAGCGACACGATGACCATCCCGCTGGGCGAGGCACGCGGGTCGCTCGAGCTGCGGTACTGCGGGCGTGGCCACACCGAGGGCGACCTGGTGGCGTGGTTGCCGTCGCAGCGCATCCTCTTCGCCGGCGACCTGGTGGAGTCGAAGGCGGCCCTGTACACGGGAGACGCCTTCCATGCCGACTGGTCGACGACGACGCTGGACGCGGTGGCCGACCTGGGTGCCTCGACGTTGGTGGGCGGTCGCGGCGAGGTCGCCCACGGCGAGGACGCCGTGGCGGGAGCCATCGAGCAGACCCGCGGCTTCCTGATGGTCATGCGTCGCGAGGTCGGTGCGGTCCACCGTGCCGGCGGCACCCTCCTCCAGGCCTTCGAGGCGGCCCACGCCGCCTTGTTCGAGGCGTACGGCCACTGGCCGATCTTCGAGCACTGCATGCCCTTCGACGTCGCCCGCCTGTGGGACGAGCTGAACGGGGTGGAGCGGCCCCGCATCTGGACGGCCGAGCGCGACCGCGAGGTGTGGGCGGAGCTCCAGGGGTGA
- a CDS encoding nitroreductase family deazaflavin-dependent oxidoreductase: MPLQGTYEPSPVEWVRNQVAEYESSKGRRGTTMRGMPVILLTTVGRTSGNLRKAPLMRVFHDGDYVAVASVGGAPEHPAWYHNLVANPACMVQDGPIISDRVARELEGEEREEWWARCVEAFPDYADYATRTDRVIPVLLLERDD; the protein is encoded by the coding sequence ATGCCTCTACAAGGAACATACGAGCCGAGTCCGGTCGAGTGGGTACGCAACCAGGTTGCGGAGTACGAGTCGTCGAAAGGGCGACGGGGCACGACGATGCGCGGGATGCCGGTCATCCTGCTGACCACCGTCGGGCGCACGTCGGGCAACCTCCGGAAGGCCCCGCTGATGCGGGTCTTCCACGACGGCGACTACGTCGCGGTGGCCTCCGTCGGCGGAGCCCCGGAACACCCAGCCTGGTACCACAACCTCGTGGCGAACCCGGCGTGCATGGTGCAGGACGGGCCGATCATCAGCGACCGCGTGGCCCGCGAGCTGGAGGGCGAGGAGCGCGAGGAGTGGTGGGCCCGTTGCGTCGAGGCCTTCCCCGACTACGCCGACTACGCGACGCGGACCGACCGGGTGATCCCGGTGCTGCTGCTGGAGCGCGACGACTGA
- the fabG gene encoding 3-oxoacyl-ACP reductase FabG: MGLLEGRVALITGGAQGIGLAIAQRFSDEGAQVVIADMREDAAVEAAGTLSGEASGVRANVTDPDDVTGMFEHTIEAFGRVDVLVNNAGITRDASLKNMTLDQFEQVIDVHLKGTWLGLKEGLARMKDQGEGGSMINMSSISGKVGNFGQSNYAAAKAGIVGMTKSVAREAARANIRVNAIQPGLIATEMTAAMPKEAYEAAEKAIPLGRAGQPDEIAKVALFLASDLSSYCTGITIEVAGGRHM; encoded by the coding sequence ATGGGATTGCTCGAGGGTCGAGTTGCGCTGATCACCGGCGGCGCACAGGGCATCGGCCTGGCCATCGCCCAACGCTTCAGCGACGAGGGCGCACAGGTGGTCATCGCCGACATGCGCGAGGACGCGGCGGTCGAGGCGGCCGGAACGCTGTCGGGCGAGGCGAGCGGGGTCCGCGCCAACGTGACCGACCCCGACGACGTCACCGGCATGTTCGAGCACACCATCGAAGCCTTCGGCCGGGTCGACGTGCTGGTCAACAACGCCGGGATCACCCGCGACGCCAGCCTCAAGAACATGACCCTCGACCAGTTCGAGCAGGTCATCGACGTCCACCTGAAGGGCACCTGGCTTGGGCTGAAGGAGGGGCTCGCCCGCATGAAGGACCAGGGGGAGGGCGGGTCGATGATCAACATGTCGTCGATCTCGGGCAAGGTCGGCAACTTCGGCCAGTCCAACTACGCCGCCGCGAAGGCCGGCATCGTCGGTATGACCAAGTCGGTGGCCCGTGAGGCCGCACGTGCCAACATCCGCGTCAACGCCATCCAGCCCGGTTTGATCGCGACCGAGATGACCGCCGCCATGCCCAAGGAGGCCTACGAGGCCGCCGAGAAGGCCATCCCGCTGGGACGCGCCGGGCAGCCCGACGAGATCGCCAAGGTGGCGCTGTTCCTGGCCAGCGACCTGTCGAGCTACTGCACCGGCATCACGATCGAGGTCGCGGGCGGCCGCCACATGTAG
- a CDS encoding M36 family metallopeptidase, which translates to MSKIRILLAAGLVLAMAAMLSPAGAQDTAAADLSAQVELARTHLGDTDELSAADVADSIVTDAYTDEHNGVTHVYLRQVVDGLPVLGAEATVNVLDGEVLLSGHHFVLDVADNATGEQSLTADEALVAGALAVDADPAQASGAELVYQAVASDAARLAWNLDVETATSWWNLSIDAETGEVLASYDRVAEDTVDGITARTVRQDDTGAAAALIDPILPRQQADDGSSYNVFPMPMENPNDGPRQVVENPADARMSPHGWHDTDGQPGAEYTITRGNNVNAYADTVPDNIPDPLSQPDGGSGLDFDHPLERYDLTPLAYRDAAVDNLFYWNNVMHDVTGVYGFTEVAGNFQATNYSGQGVGGDAVEAQAQDGSGVNNANFATPADGGAGRMQMYIWPDTDETRDGDLDAGIIAHEYGHGVSNRLVGGPSNVSCLGSHDERQGEGWSDYWSYVLTMRDGDDGATPRGVGTYVLHQENRSGAGIRITPYSTDMTVNPTTYDRVKTAAEPHGVGYVWATMLWDLYWNLVDEHGFNPNVYDGWETGGNNLAIQLTVDGMKMAVCQPGFVDARNAIIAADAALTGGENECLIWSTFARRGLGFSADQANPASKTDGTEAFDVPFACR; encoded by the coding sequence TTGTCGAAGATCCGCATCCTCCTGGCGGCCGGCCTGGTGCTGGCCATGGCCGCGATGCTCTCGCCCGCCGGAGCACAGGACACCGCCGCCGCTGACCTGAGCGCACAGGTCGAGCTGGCCCGCACCCACCTGGGCGACACCGACGAGCTGTCGGCTGCCGACGTCGCCGACAGCATCGTCACCGACGCCTACACCGACGAGCACAACGGTGTCACGCACGTGTACCTGCGGCAGGTCGTCGACGGCCTGCCCGTCCTCGGCGCCGAGGCCACCGTCAACGTGCTGGACGGCGAGGTCCTGCTGAGCGGTCACCACTTCGTGCTCGACGTGGCCGACAACGCCACCGGCGAGCAGTCCCTCACCGCCGACGAGGCGCTGGTCGCCGGTGCGCTCGCCGTCGACGCCGACCCGGCGCAGGCCAGCGGTGCGGAGCTCGTCTACCAGGCGGTCGCCAGCGACGCGGCACGCCTGGCGTGGAACCTCGACGTCGAGACGGCCACCAGCTGGTGGAACCTGTCGATCGACGCCGAGACCGGCGAGGTCCTGGCCAGCTACGACCGTGTCGCCGAGGACACCGTGGACGGCATCACCGCCCGGACCGTGCGACAGGACGACACGGGCGCCGCGGCGGCCCTCATCGACCCGATCCTGCCCCGGCAGCAGGCCGACGACGGCTCGTCCTACAACGTGTTCCCCATGCCGATGGAGAACCCCAACGACGGTCCCCGCCAGGTCGTGGAGAACCCCGCTGACGCCCGCATGTCGCCCCACGGCTGGCACGACACCGACGGCCAGCCCGGCGCGGAGTACACCATCACCCGCGGCAACAACGTCAACGCCTACGCCGACACCGTGCCCGACAACATCCCCGACCCGCTCAGCCAGCCCGACGGGGGCAGCGGCCTGGACTTCGACCACCCGCTGGAGCGCTACGACCTGACCCCGCTGGCCTACCGCGACGCAGCCGTGGACAACCTCTTCTACTGGAACAACGTCATGCACGACGTCACCGGCGTGTACGGCTTCACCGAGGTCGCCGGCAACTTCCAGGCCACCAACTACAGCGGCCAGGGCGTCGGCGGCGACGCCGTGGAGGCCCAGGCCCAGGACGGCAGCGGCGTGAACAACGCCAACTTCGCCACCCCGGCGGACGGTGGTGCAGGCCGGATGCAGATGTACATCTGGCCCGACACCGACGAGACCCGCGACGGTGACCTGGACGCCGGCATCATCGCCCACGAGTACGGGCACGGCGTGTCCAACCGGCTGGTCGGCGGCCCGAGCAACGTGAGCTGCCTGGGCTCCCACGACGAGCGGCAGGGCGAGGGCTGGAGCGACTACTGGTCCTACGTGCTGACCATGCGCGACGGCGACGACGGGGCGACCCCGCGCGGCGTCGGGACCTACGTGCTGCACCAGGAGAACCGTTCGGGCGCCGGCATCCGGATCACCCCGTACTCCACCGACATGACCGTCAACCCCACGACCTACGATCGGGTGAAGACCGCCGCCGAGCCCCATGGGGTCGGCTACGTCTGGGCGACCATGCTGTGGGACCTCTACTGGAACCTGGTCGACGAGCACGGCTTCAACCCGAACGTCTACGACGGCTGGGAGACCGGCGGGAACAACCTCGCCATCCAGCTGACGGTCGACGGGATGAAGATGGCCGTCTGCCAGCCCGGCTTCGTCGACGCCCGCAACGCCATCATCGCCGCCGACGCGGCGCTGACCGGCGGCGAGAACGAGTGCCTGATCTGGTCGACGTTCGCCCGTCGGGGACTCGGCTTCTCCGCCGACCAGGCCAACCCGGCCAGCAAGACCGACGGCACCGAGGCGTTCGACGTGCCGTTCGCCTGCCGGTAG
- a CDS encoding acetyl-CoA C-acetyltransferase, giving the protein MGELRDAVICEPLRTAVGGYGGMFRDVPVTDLASTVIRALVERTGIDPAEVDEVILGQGYPNGEAPAIGRVAALDAGFPVEVPGLQLDRRCGSGLQAVLDAAMRVQTGVADLVVAGGAESMSQAEHYVLGARWGLKGRPAGFEDRLARGRVTAGGQYHPVEGGMIETAENLRRDFSISREAQDELAVRSHDRAVAAQKAGRFDDEIVPVAVPQRKSDDLVVDTDEHPRPGSTVEKLAGLRAIRGRQDPDATVTAGNASGQNDGAAVCLVTTRETAERLGLRPLARLVSWAVAGVRPSHMGLGPVPATDRALDRAGLTLADMDLVELNEAFAAQVLAVTSEWGFTDADWDRTNVNGSGISLGHPIGATGARILATLVREMQRREVRYGLETMCIGGGQGLAAVLERIPA; this is encoded by the coding sequence ATGGGCGAGCTTCGTGACGCGGTGATCTGTGAACCACTCCGGACGGCGGTCGGGGGGTACGGCGGGATGTTCCGCGACGTGCCCGTCACCGACCTGGCCAGCACCGTGATCCGGGCGCTGGTCGAGCGGACCGGCATCGACCCGGCCGAGGTCGACGAGGTCATCCTCGGCCAGGGCTACCCCAACGGCGAGGCACCCGCGATCGGGCGGGTCGCGGCGCTCGACGCCGGCTTCCCCGTGGAGGTGCCCGGCCTGCAGCTGGACCGCCGCTGCGGCTCGGGCCTGCAGGCCGTCCTCGACGCCGCCATGCGGGTCCAGACCGGCGTCGCCGACCTCGTCGTCGCCGGCGGGGCCGAGTCGATGAGCCAGGCCGAGCACTACGTCCTCGGGGCCCGGTGGGGACTCAAGGGCCGTCCGGCCGGGTTCGAGGACCGGCTGGCCCGCGGGCGGGTGACCGCCGGTGGGCAGTACCACCCCGTCGAGGGCGGGATGATCGAGACCGCCGAGAACCTGCGTCGCGACTTCTCCATCAGCCGCGAGGCGCAGGACGAGCTGGCGGTCCGCTCCCACGACCGTGCCGTCGCCGCGCAGAAGGCCGGTCGGTTCGACGACGAGATCGTCCCGGTCGCCGTGCCGCAGCGGAAGTCCGACGACCTGGTCGTCGACACCGACGAGCATCCCCGCCCAGGCTCCACCGTCGAGAAGCTCGCAGGGCTGCGGGCGATCAGGGGCCGTCAGGACCCCGACGCCACCGTCACCGCCGGCAACGCCTCCGGTCAGAACGACGGGGCCGCCGTCTGCCTGGTGACCACCCGCGAGACGGCCGAGCGCCTGGGCCTGCGCCCGCTGGCCCGCCTCGTCAGCTGGGCCGTCGCCGGCGTTCGCCCCTCCCACATGGGGCTCGGTCCCGTCCCCGCCACCGACAGGGCGCTGGACCGGGCAGGCCTGACCCTGGCCGACATGGACCTCGTCGAGCTGAACGAGGCGTTCGCCGCGCAGGTGCTCGCCGTGACCAGCGAGTGGGGGTTCACCGACGCCGACTGGGATCGCACCAACGTCAACGGCTCGGGTATCTCCCTCGGCCACCCCATCGGTGCCACCGGCGCACGGATCCTGGCCACGCTCGTCCGCGAGATGCAGCGTCGAGAGGTGCGCTACGGCCTGGAGACCATGTGCATCGGCGGTGGCCAGGGGCTCGCCGCCGTCCTGGAACGCATCCCGGCGTAA